In candidate division WOR-3 bacterium, one DNA window encodes the following:
- the ftcD gene encoding glutamate formimidoyltransferase, which produces MRRIVECVPNFSEGRRPEVVEQIVSSIRSVTGVTLLDQEMNADHNRAVISFVGEPEAVLEAAFRAAKTAAELIDLTKHQGEHPRIGATDVIPFVPISGVTQAECIELAKRLGKRIADELGIPVYLYELAATRPDRQDLANIRQGEFEGLREAIKTDPDRAPDFGRPELHPTAGATVVGVRAPLIAYNINLSTPDVKIAEKIAKAIRFRSGGFRYVKALGFELKEKNCAQVSINMTDYTKTPLYRVFETVKREAQRYGVNVVESEIVGLVPQAALVDCAKFYLQLNEFKKEQILENRLVPAQGLPDFLSELASSAPVPGGGTAAALNGAIGTALFTMVANLTIGKKGYEEFEEELKAVRDRLIPLRERFISLMDEDAESFKAVMQAYKLPKMTEAERQERERAVSEALKRAAEVPLRTMKLALEVLKLAKPVVEYGNKNSISDAGVATLNLDAAFRGARLNVLINLGGIRDRDFVAGIQETLDELSSELEGLVKGYLDTVARRMS; this is translated from the coding sequence ATGAGAAGAATTGTTGAATGTGTTCCCAATTTCAGCGAGGGCCGGCGGCCTGAGGTTGTTGAACAGATTGTCAGCAGTATCAGGTCGGTGACCGGGGTGACGCTGCTGGACCAGGAGATGAATGCGGACCACAACCGGGCGGTGATCAGCTTTGTCGGCGAGCCGGAGGCGGTGCTGGAGGCGGCGTTCAGGGCGGCAAAGACCGCAGCGGAACTGATTGATTTGACAAAACATCAGGGTGAGCATCCGCGGATCGGTGCCACCGATGTGATTCCGTTTGTGCCGATTTCCGGAGTGACACAGGCGGAGTGCATTGAGCTGGCAAAGCGGCTGGGCAAGCGGATTGCGGATGAACTGGGAATACCGGTTTACCTCTATGAACTGGCGGCGACCAGGCCGGACCGGCAGGACCTGGCAAACATCCGGCAGGGTGAGTTTGAGGGGTTGCGGGAGGCGATTAAGACTGATCCGGACCGGGCACCGGACTTCGGCCGGCCCGAACTGCATCCGACCGCCGGTGCGACCGTGGTCGGAGTGCGGGCGCCGCTGATTGCCTATAATATCAACCTCTCCACGCCGGATGTGAAGATTGCCGAGAAGATCGCCAAGGCGATCCGGTTCCGCTCGGGCGGGTTCCGGTATGTCAAGGCGCTGGGGTTTGAACTCAAGGAGAAGAACTGCGCCCAGGTGTCGATCAACATGACCGATTATACCAAGACACCGCTTTACCGGGTGTTTGAAACGGTGAAGCGGGAGGCACAGCGTTACGGGGTGAATGTGGTGGAGTCGGAAATTGTCGGACTGGTGCCGCAGGCGGCGCTCGTGGACTGCGCGAAGTTTTATCTCCAGTTGAATGAGTTCAAGAAGGAGCAGATTCTGGAAAACCGGCTGGTGCCGGCTCAGGGTCTGCCTGACTTTCTGAGTGAGCTGGCATCTTCGGCGCCGGTACCGGGGGGCGGGACCGCAGCGGCGCTCAATGGTGCGATCGGCACCGCGCTGTTCACAATGGTGGCAAATCTGACGATCGGCAAGAAGGGTTATGAGGAGTTTGAGGAGGAGCTGAAAGCGGTGAGGGACCGGCTGATTCCGCTGCGCGAGCGGTTTATCAGTCTGATGGATGAGGATGCCGAGTCGTTCAAGGCGGTGATGCAGGCATACAAGCTGCCGAAGATGACTGAGGCGGAACGACAGGAGCGGGAGCGGGCGGTGAGTGAGGCGCTGAAGCGGGCTGCCGAGGTGCCCTTGCGGACGATGAAGCTGGCGCTGGAGGTGCTGAAGCTGGCAAAACCGGTCGTGGAATACGGTAACAAGAATTCAATCAGTGATGCCGGAGTAGCAACGCTTAATCTTGATGCCGCCTTCCGGGGTGCCAGGCTCAATGTGCTGATCAATCTCGGCGGTATCAGAGACCGGGATTTTGTTGCCGGCATCCAGGAGACACTGGATGAGCTGTCTTCAGAGCTGGAAGGGCTGGTTAAGGGTTACCTGGATACGGTTGCCAGAAGGATGAGTTAA
- a CDS encoding TIGR00282 family metallophosphoesterase — MPTERILFLGDVCAEPGREAVKHLLPGLKATFHPGFCIVNGENAAGGYGITPKLAEELLRAGADCITTGDHCFDRHELWEFLNTEEKILRPLNFPPGAPGRGFGVYELKSGIGRIAIINLVGRVFMKPVDCPFQRIRTLLPEIRSRTPVIIVDFHAEATAEKRAMGWFLDGQVSAVIGTHTHIQTADEEILPGGTAYITDAGMCGAFDSVLGMKKDLSLRRLIEQVPLRLQPATGDIRLNGVVVDIDTETGRAVRIERLVRKYPGPAQER, encoded by the coding sequence ATGCCCACTGAACGGATTCTGTTTCTGGGTGATGTCTGTGCCGAGCCGGGCCGGGAGGCGGTTAAACACCTGCTACCCGGATTGAAGGCGACATTTCACCCCGGTTTCTGTATTGTCAATGGTGAAAATGCCGCCGGTGGCTACGGCATTACACCGAAACTGGCTGAGGAACTTCTGCGCGCCGGTGCCGACTGCATCACCACCGGTGACCACTGCTTTGACCGCCACGAACTCTGGGAGTTTCTGAACACCGAAGAAAAGATTCTCCGCCCGCTCAACTTTCCACCCGGAGCACCGGGCAGAGGCTTCGGCGTCTATGAGCTGAAATCGGGTATCGGCAGAATCGCAATTATCAATCTTGTAGGCAGAGTCTTCATGAAACCGGTTGACTGTCCGTTCCAGCGCATCCGGACTCTCCTCCCGGAGATTCGCAGTCGGACACCGGTAATCATCGTTGACTTTCACGCCGAAGCCACCGCGGAAAAACGGGCAATGGGCTGGTTTCTTGACGGCCAGGTGTCCGCGGTTATCGGCACTCACACCCATATTCAGACTGCCGATGAAGAAATTCTGCCCGGGGGCACCGCCTACATCACCGATGCCGGCATGTGCGGTGCTTTTGATTCAGTGCTGGGTATGAAGAAGGACCTGTCCCTGCGCCGGCTCATCGAACAGGTTCCGCTCCGGCTCCAGCCGGCAACCGGCGACATCCGGCTCAACGGCGTAGTGGTTGACATCGACACCGAAACCGGCCGGGCGGTCCGGATTGAACGGCTCGTCCGGAAATATCCGGGACCGGCTCAGGAGCGCTGA
- a CDS encoding PHP domain-containing protein: MKGSQPAVVDLHLHTIFSDGLFTPEELVIRAEQMGFSAIAITDHDSVEGIERAKAQGKRSGVEIVPGVELSCNVNGTDVHILGYYIDYRGAGVQEFFARVREFRLQRAERMVNKLNELAAGRWRVSFERVKEIAGAGAVGRPHVAQALVEAGGVATMSEAFEKYIGYDGPAYFPKLRLTPAEVIERIHQAGGLAVIAHPATYGNDGLVYLVIAAGVDGIEVWHPEHNQRAVEHYLEVAQKNGLLVTGGSDCHGGRKFGRIYLGDVRLPYQYLMALKRRVKKC, from the coding sequence TTGAAGGGTAGTCAGCCGGCGGTAGTTGACCTGCATCTGCATACCATTTTTTCCGATGGCCTGTTTACACCTGAGGAGCTGGTTATCCGGGCTGAGCAGATGGGCTTTAGCGCAATTGCGATCACCGATCACGACTCGGTCGAGGGCATTGAGCGGGCAAAGGCACAGGGCAAGCGGTCCGGGGTGGAGATTGTGCCCGGTGTGGAGCTGAGCTGTAATGTCAATGGTACCGATGTCCATATTCTCGGTTACTATATCGATTACCGGGGTGCCGGGGTGCAGGAGTTCTTTGCCCGGGTGCGGGAGTTCCGGCTCCAGCGGGCAGAACGGATGGTGAATAAACTGAACGAACTGGCAGCGGGGAGATGGCGGGTGAGTTTTGAGCGGGTCAAGGAGATTGCCGGTGCGGGTGCGGTCGGCAGACCGCATGTGGCGCAGGCGCTGGTGGAGGCGGGCGGGGTGGCGACGATGAGCGAGGCGTTTGAAAAATACATCGGCTATGACGGTCCGGCATACTTTCCCAAGCTGCGACTGACACCGGCGGAGGTGATTGAGCGGATTCATCAGGCGGGCGGGCTGGCGGTGATCGCCCATCCGGCAACCTATGGCAATGACGGGCTGGTCTATCTGGTGATTGCGGCAGGGGTTGACGGGATTGAGGTGTGGCATCCGGAGCACAATCAGCGGGCGGTGGAGCATTATCTCGAGGTCGCCCAGAAGAACGGGCTGCTGGTCACCGGCGGTTCCGACTGTCATGGTGGCCGGAAGTTCGGCCGGATTTATCTCGGTGATGTCCGGCTGCCCTATCAGTATCTGATGGCGCTCAAGCGCCGGGTGAAAAAATGCTGA
- a CDS encoding thioredoxin family protein, with product MSLLNDAVKIQAQQILNKLPNPVKILVFTQEMECQFCRENRQLAEELAGLSDKIVLSVHDFQQDKETVEKYRIERVPALVLEGEKDYGIRFYGIPAGYEFTTLLNALQIAGRRDSGLKPETREKLKTITSPVKIEVFVTLTCPYCPMMAGLAHRFAMENENITATAIDAQEFPVLANYYQVSAVPKTVINGLHQIEGALPEERLLAELLKVAGAPQ from the coding sequence ATGTCACTGCTTAACGATGCGGTTAAGATTCAGGCACAGCAGATACTTAACAAACTGCCCAACCCGGTAAAAATCCTCGTCTTCACTCAGGAGATGGAGTGTCAGTTCTGCCGGGAAAACCGCCAGCTGGCTGAGGAGCTTGCCGGACTTTCAGATAAAATCGTCCTTTCAGTCCACGACTTCCAGCAGGACAAAGAAACTGTGGAGAAATACCGGATCGAACGGGTGCCGGCGCTGGTGCTTGAAGGGGAAAAGGACTACGGCATCCGGTTCTACGGCATCCCGGCCGGCTACGAGTTCACCACCCTGCTCAATGCGCTCCAGATTGCGGGCAGAAGAGACAGCGGGCTCAAACCCGAGACCCGGGAAAAACTGAAAACGATCACCAGTCCGGTCAAGATTGAGGTCTTTGTCACCCTAACCTGCCCCTACTGTCCGATGATGGCGGGTCTGGCACACCGGTTTGCCATGGAAAATGAAAACATCACCGCCACGGCAATTGACGCCCAGGAGTTTCCGGTGCTGGCAAACTATTATCAGGTCAGTGCGGTGCCGAAAACGGTGATCAACGGTCTGCACCAGATTGAGGGTGCACTCCCGGAAGAACGGCTTCTCGCCGAACTGCTGAAAGTTGCCGGAGCACCGCAGTGA
- a CDS encoding CapA family protein: protein MNGLLLFLLVTVSPPACADTVENFESGTVELYSFPGEDQDPDLWLLDSTSTHQSSHFSLKLLGNTWKIEPVIPFTLDTSTVLSVAAFIEAVGEIQGFGLIGEGETLLYAFAGREKVDPSRWITVYQGAFPVRTWNVYLLPVGEDWLARFGRLAPVSGLVFVNDHDSSRTGSVLFDDILNITADLPVPPELEIWHEIRSGIKNRDGTWSVTVQFYSRVTDPDSRHHFYFWSFGDDSTSQDSCPLHTYNVRDDHLFTVLCQVSDSTGRWARDTTRVRIETGPSSLPLKLNFTGDIMLARRYEQPGGIIDTLGPEGVFTRVRHLLADSADLTVANLECPLTDRGTPHPTKPIVFRGRPSNVRGLVYAGIDLVSLANNHILDYGREGLIQTCQVLDSCGISNCGAGEDIYQAFQPAFIVKSGTSLGFLAFSDRTGQYDNYQPFLNAGYNKPGFAEQDSWRIFQTLARTRTVADFVIVQLHTGEEYQETPGFKADDEWFSPRAERPSDHGRALRHRIIENGADLIICHHPHILQGIEVYQGKVIAHSLGNFAFDQEYPETYPTVILHTRLDEQGFRHFRLIPVFIDDYLPTPATGELGIAILRHLAALSRELGTYVIVNPESVLATVILDTLRLCRQYQDVTDSAFILPDSGWFVSPPRHLDANADISRLVSISPAADWQFRLGRDLVWFGNMENEGATMWLLNQPDEFYDPLARRGSRSLAQRRTAGTGTIITNLEERYPLPPDSGDLTVYSWLRGENAGPANIRLNLYSSRSAGLPVQTCSLATRFSGTFDWRFETGSTTPLANAGFFDLWLTSAGPDSGTGIARFDDAGVIKWTPWQDFVPGTEIPTPNEYSWLQLRTRTGATQAQLNYQTVNYRLMTGVRSPAPSQPAPLPLLSVQPSHSRVQTVISYHLPRTSRVRLAVYNSAGQKVRTLVNRLQPAGPHQLVWDLTANSGRPLPTGTYILLLTTENGTAVRRLIRLNPGTQNR, encoded by the coding sequence ATGAACGGACTGCTTCTTTTTCTGCTGGTAACTGTCAGCCCGCCTGCCTGTGCCGATACGGTTGAAAACTTTGAATCGGGCACAGTTGAACTTTACTCATTTCCCGGCGAGGACCAGGACCCCGACCTCTGGCTCCTGGATTCCACCAGTACCCATCAGAGCTCGCACTTCAGCCTGAAACTGCTCGGCAACACCTGGAAGATTGAGCCGGTTATCCCCTTTACCCTTGACACAAGCACGGTGCTCTCGGTTGCCGCCTTTATTGAGGCGGTCGGCGAAATCCAGGGCTTCGGTCTGATCGGTGAAGGCGAAACCCTGCTTTATGCGTTTGCCGGCCGGGAAAAGGTTGACCCCAGCCGCTGGATCACCGTTTATCAGGGCGCGTTTCCGGTCCGAACCTGGAATGTGTATCTGCTCCCCGTGGGCGAAGACTGGCTTGCCCGGTTCGGCCGGCTTGCACCGGTCAGCGGTCTGGTATTTGTCAATGACCACGACAGCAGCCGCACCGGCAGTGTGCTCTTTGATGACATCCTGAACATCACTGCCGACCTGCCGGTCCCGCCGGAGCTGGAAATCTGGCATGAAATCCGGTCCGGGATCAAAAATCGCGACGGCACCTGGAGCGTCACGGTTCAGTTTTATTCCCGGGTGACCGACCCCGACTCCCGCCATCACTTCTACTTCTGGTCCTTTGGCGACGACTCCACCAGTCAGGACTCCTGTCCTCTGCACACCTACAATGTCCGCGACGATCACCTGTTTACCGTGCTCTGTCAGGTCAGCGACTCCACCGGCAGATGGGCACGGGATACCACCCGCGTCCGGATTGAAACCGGACCGTCCAGCCTTCCCCTGAAACTGAACTTCACCGGTGACATCATGCTTGCCCGCAGATATGAACAGCCCGGCGGCATCATTGATACACTCGGACCCGAGGGTGTTTTTACCCGGGTCCGGCACCTGCTGGCGGACAGCGCCGACCTCACCGTTGCCAATCTTGAATGTCCGCTCACGGACCGCGGCACACCCCATCCGACCAAACCGATCGTCTTCCGCGGCCGGCCATCCAATGTCCGGGGTCTTGTCTATGCCGGCATTGACCTCGTCTCACTGGCAAACAACCACATCCTCGACTACGGTCGGGAAGGGCTGATTCAGACCTGTCAGGTTCTGGACTCCTGTGGCATCAGCAACTGTGGTGCCGGTGAGGACATCTATCAGGCATTTCAGCCTGCCTTCATTGTCAAATCCGGCACAAGCCTCGGCTTCCTTGCCTTCAGTGACCGGACCGGCCAGTATGACAACTACCAGCCCTTTCTCAACGCCGGCTACAACAAACCCGGATTTGCCGAGCAGGACAGCTGGCGGATCTTTCAGACGCTTGCCCGCACCCGCACGGTTGCGGACTTCGTCATCGTCCAGCTCCATACGGGGGAGGAGTATCAGGAGACACCCGGTTTCAAGGCGGATGATGAATGGTTCTCACCCCGGGCAGAAAGACCATCAGACCATGGCCGTGCCCTGCGTCACCGCATCATTGAAAATGGCGCAGACCTGATCATCTGCCACCATCCCCACATCCTCCAGGGAATCGAGGTTTATCAGGGAAAGGTAATCGCCCATTCGCTCGGCAACTTCGCCTTTGACCAGGAGTATCCGGAGACCTATCCCACCGTAATTCTCCATACCCGGCTTGATGAACAGGGGTTCCGGCACTTTCGCCTCATCCCGGTCTTCATTGACGACTACCTGCCCACACCCGCAACCGGTGAGCTGGGGATTGCGATCCTGCGCCACCTCGCCGCGCTTTCCCGGGAACTGGGAACATATGTAATTGTCAATCCGGAATCGGTGCTTGCCACCGTCATCCTGGACACCCTTCGCCTCTGCCGTCAGTACCAGGATGTCACCGACTCAGCTTTCATCCTGCCCGATTCCGGCTGGTTTGTCTCCCCGCCCCGGCACCTGGACGCAAATGCTGATATCAGCCGGCTCGTCAGCATCAGCCCGGCAGCAGACTGGCAGTTCCGGCTCGGCCGGGACCTGGTCTGGTTCGGCAACATGGAAAATGAGGGGGCGACGATGTGGCTGCTGAATCAACCCGATGAGTTCTATGACCCGCTTGCGCGCCGCGGCAGCCGTTCCCTTGCCCAGCGCCGCACCGCCGGTACCGGCACCATCATCACCAACCTTGAGGAGCGTTATCCCCTGCCTCCTGACTCCGGTGATCTGACCGTCTACTCCTGGCTCAGGGGTGAAAACGCCGGTCCGGCAAATATCAGGCTCAACCTCTACTCCAGCCGCAGCGCCGGTCTACCGGTCCAGACCTGCAGCCTTGCCACCCGGTTTTCGGGCACATTTGACTGGCGGTTTGAAACAGGCTCCACTACCCCGCTGGCAAATGCCGGCTTCTTTGATCTCTGGCTCACCAGTGCCGGTCCGGACTCCGGCACCGGGATTGCCCGGTTCGACGACGCCGGCGTAATCAAGTGGACCCCATGGCAGGATTTTGTGCCCGGGACCGAAATCCCGACCCCGAACGAATACAGCTGGCTCCAGCTCCGCACCCGGACCGGCGCCACTCAGGCACAGCTCAATTACCAGACAGTCAACTACCGGCTTATGACCGGTGTCCGAAGCCCGGCTCCTTCTCAACCCGCACCTCTGCCCCTGCTTTCAGTTCAACCCTCCCATTCCCGGGTTCAGACAGTAATCAGCTATCACCTGCCCCGCACCTCCCGGGTCCGGCTTGCGGTTTACAATTCTGCCGGACAGAAGGTCAGGACCCTGGTCAACCGGCTCCAGCCCGCGGGTCCGCACCAGCTTGTGTGGGATCTGACCGCCAACTCCGGCAGACCACTGCCCACCGGCACCTACATCCTTCTACTCACCACTGAAAACGGCACCGCAGTCCGCCGGCTGATCCGGCTGAACCCCGGAACCCAGAACCGGTGA
- a CDS encoding sigma-70 family RNA polymerase sigma factor: MPDSQLSDEQLVRQAQQGDLNAFEQLVRRHQQGLHAFIYRMVSNQSDAEELAQQAFVRAWQKLAGFKHESSFKTWLYRIAINLTLNFKTRTRPTEELSELQPAEPATEPQTDYHRRQQEELIQQALLQLPADQRTALVLKVYENLSYNEIARVMGRSVRAVDSLLVRARARLRTLLEPARQRGLL; encoded by the coding sequence GTGCCGGATTCACAACTGAGCGATGAACAGCTGGTTCGGCAGGCACAGCAAGGCGACCTGAACGCATTTGAACAGCTGGTCCGGCGTCACCAGCAGGGACTTCACGCCTTTATCTACCGGATGGTCAGCAATCAGAGTGATGCTGAAGAACTTGCCCAGCAGGCGTTTGTCCGTGCCTGGCAGAAGCTTGCCGGTTTCAAACACGAAAGCAGTTTTAAAACCTGGCTCTACCGGATCGCCATCAACCTCACCCTGAACTTCAAAACCCGGACCCGCCCCACCGAAGAACTGAGTGAACTCCAGCCTGCGGAGCCGGCAACTGAACCGCAGACCGACTATCACCGGCGCCAGCAGGAAGAGCTGATTCAGCAGGCACTGCTCCAGCTCCCTGCTGACCAGCGGACCGCGCTGGTGCTAAAGGTTTATGAAAATTTAAGTTACAATGAAATTGCCCGGGTTATGGGCAGATCGGTGCGGGCGGTGGACTCCCTTTTAGTCCGTGCCCGTGCCCGGCTCAGGACCCTGCTTGAACCTGCCCGGCAAAGGGGGCTTTTGTGA
- the uvrA gene encoding excinuclease ABC subunit UvrA, with protein MQDVISIRGARAHNLKNISLDIPRNRLVVITGISGSGKSSLAFDTIYAEGQRRYIESLSAYARQFLGMLEKPDCDQITGLSPAIAIEQRTSARNPRSTVGTTTEIYDYLRLLFARVGRPFCPKCDRPISSQTSDQIVDSLLSLPAGTSIVILAPLVRGRKGEYREQLQQAKRRGYIRVRVDGKIYELEDVPPLEKYKKHNIELVIDRLTVRAEVRKRLADSVELALNEGQGRCIVLVEGDKEGNFEERVFSSAFACPDCGFSYEEISPRLFSFNSPYGACPKCHGLGTKMEIDPDRLIADPNLSILDGALEPWGEAREKSGWLLGKLEALAKRFKFSLETPWKELPQTARQAILYGTDEELKFRYESDDWEYTWQDRYEGLVPYLERVYRETESEARREWVEQFMSVLPCPECNGTRLKPEALAVKIAGLNIAEVTRMSVKEALRFFDELKLSPKEQTVAREVLREIRRRLGFMQQVGLDYLTLDRTTESLGGGEAQRVRLATQIGSGLVGVVYILDEPSIGLHQRDNRKLLSTLKGLRDLGNTVIVVEHDEETIREADWVIDLGPGAGAQGGRVVAQGRPEEIIACPKSITGAYLAGRRRIEVPKERRQPQRGFLRVEGCRENNLKNIDVEIPLGLLVCVTGVSGSGKSTLVNDILYRALARHFYSSLEKPGAHRRIVGLEKIDKVINIDQSPIGRTPRSNPATYTGAFGPIRELFARTKEARLRGYKPGRFSFNVRGGRCEACGGDGIIRVEMHFLPDVYVTCDVCKGRRYNRETLEVKYKGRNISEVLAMSVDEAYDFFINIPPVERKLKLLKDVGLGYIQLGQPAPTLSGGEAQRIKLARELSKIGTGRTLYLLDEPTTGLHFEDVRLLLGVLNRLVERGNTVVVIEHNLEVIKCADWLIDLGPEGGDEGGRVVCAGPPEQVAGCVQSWTGRFLRPLLRLQRS; from the coding sequence ATGCAGGATGTGATTTCAATCCGTGGGGCGAGAGCGCATAATCTGAAGAACATCAGTCTGGACATTCCCAGAAACCGGCTGGTGGTGATTACCGGAATTTCCGGTTCCGGCAAGTCGTCGCTGGCATTTGATACGATTTATGCCGAAGGACAGCGCCGGTATATTGAGTCGCTTTCCGCTTATGCCCGGCAGTTTCTGGGGATGCTGGAGAAGCCGGACTGTGATCAGATCACCGGGCTGTCACCAGCAATTGCGATTGAGCAGCGGACCAGCGCCCGGAACCCGAGGTCAACGGTGGGGACAACCACCGAAATTTATGACTATCTGCGGCTGCTCTTTGCCCGGGTGGGCAGGCCGTTCTGTCCGAAATGTGACCGGCCGATCAGTTCCCAGACCAGCGACCAGATTGTTGACAGTCTGCTCAGTCTGCCCGCAGGCACCAGCATTGTGATTCTGGCACCGCTGGTGCGGGGGAGAAAGGGGGAGTACCGCGAGCAGCTCCAGCAGGCGAAACGGCGGGGTTATATCCGGGTGCGGGTGGACGGAAAAATTTATGAACTTGAGGATGTGCCACCGCTGGAGAAGTATAAGAAGCATAATATTGAGCTGGTGATCGACCGGCTCACGGTCCGGGCTGAGGTGCGCAAGCGGCTTGCCGATTCGGTGGAGCTGGCGCTGAATGAGGGGCAGGGGAGATGCATCGTTCTGGTTGAGGGGGATAAGGAGGGGAATTTTGAGGAGCGGGTGTTTTCTTCGGCATTCGCCTGTCCGGATTGTGGTTTTTCGTATGAGGAAATTTCCCCCCGGCTGTTTTCTTTCAACTCCCCTTATGGTGCCTGTCCCAAATGTCACGGTCTGGGGACAAAGATGGAGATTGACCCGGACCGGCTGATTGCAGATCCGAACCTTTCAATTCTTGACGGAGCGCTGGAACCCTGGGGGGAGGCAAGAGAGAAAAGCGGCTGGCTGCTGGGCAAGCTTGAAGCGCTGGCGAAAAGATTCAAATTCAGTCTGGAGACACCCTGGAAGGAACTGCCCCAGACCGCCCGGCAGGCAATTCTCTACGGAACCGATGAGGAACTGAAGTTCCGTTATGAGAGTGACGACTGGGAATACACCTGGCAGGACCGGTATGAGGGGCTGGTGCCTTATCTGGAGCGGGTTTACCGTGAGACTGAGTCTGAGGCGCGGCGGGAGTGGGTGGAGCAGTTCATGTCGGTTCTGCCCTGTCCGGAGTGCAACGGCACGCGTTTGAAGCCGGAGGCGCTGGCGGTGAAAATTGCCGGGCTGAATATTGCGGAGGTGACCAGGATGTCGGTGAAGGAGGCGTTGCGGTTCTTTGATGAACTGAAGTTGAGTCCGAAGGAGCAGACGGTGGCACGGGAGGTGCTCAGAGAAATCAGGCGCCGGCTCGGATTTATGCAGCAGGTAGGTCTGGACTATCTGACACTCGACCGGACGACCGAAAGTCTGGGTGGGGGCGAGGCACAGCGGGTGCGGCTGGCAACTCAGATCGGCTCCGGGCTGGTGGGGGTGGTTTACATCCTGGATGAGCCGTCAATCGGTCTGCATCAGCGGGACAACCGGAAACTGCTGTCAACGCTCAAGGGTCTGCGGGACCTGGGTAATACCGTGATTGTCGTTGAGCATGATGAGGAGACAATCCGGGAGGCGGACTGGGTGATTGACCTGGGTCCGGGTGCCGGGGCACAGGGCGGCCGGGTGGTGGCGCAGGGCAGGCCCGAGGAGATCATCGCCTGTCCGAAGTCGATCACCGGTGCCTATCTGGCAGGCAGGCGCCGGATTGAGGTGCCGAAGGAGCGGCGTCAACCGCAGCGCGGTTTTTTGCGGGTTGAGGGGTGCCGGGAGAATAACCTCAAGAATATTGATGTTGAGATTCCGCTCGGGCTGCTGGTCTGTGTGACCGGGGTTTCGGGTTCGGGCAAGTCAACGCTGGTCAACGATATCCTTTACCGGGCGCTGGCACGCCACTTTTACAGTTCACTTGAGAAGCCGGGGGCGCACCGGCGGATCGTCGGGCTGGAGAAAATTGACAAGGTGATCAATATTGATCAGTCGCCGATCGGCCGGACACCTCGCTCGAATCCGGCAACCTACACCGGTGCCTTCGGTCCGATCCGGGAGCTCTTTGCCCGGACAAAGGAGGCACGGCTGCGCGGTTACAAGCCGGGCCGGTTTTCATTCAATGTCCGCGGCGGCAGGTGTGAGGCGTGCGGCGGAGACGGGATTATCCGTGTCGAGATGCATTTCCTGCCGGATGTGTATGTGACCTGTGATGTCTGCAAGGGCAGGCGCTATAACCGGGAGACGCTGGAGGTGAAATACAAGGGCAGAAATATCAGCGAGGTGCTGGCGATGAGCGTTGATGAGGCCTACGATTTCTTCATTAATATCCCCCCGGTAGAACGGAAGCTGAAGCTTTTGAAGGATGTCGGCCTGGGCTATATCCAGCTGGGTCAGCCGGCACCGACCCTGTCCGGCGGTGAGGCACAGCGGATCAAGCTTGCCCGGGAGCTGTCGAAGATCGGAACCGGCAGAACGCTTTATCTCCTTGATGAGCCGACCACCGGTCTGCATTTTGAGGATGTCCGGCTGCTGCTCGGGGTTCTGAACCGGCTGGTGGAGCGGGGAAATACGGTGGTGGTGATTGAGCACAACCTTGAGGTGATCAAGTGTGCCGACTGGCTGATTGACCTTGGACCGGAAGGCGGGGATGAGGGTGGCAGAGTTGTATGCGCCGGTCCGCCGGAGCAGGTTGCCGGCTGCGTTCAATCCTGGACCGGCCGGTTTCTCAGACCGCTGCTCAGGCTTCAGCGCTCCTGA
- a CDS encoding DUF4159 domain-containing protein — protein sequence MLNLLLFLPLLSGQLQLARLKYSGGGDWYNDPEIIPNLCRELNRRTSIRCITDEAQVSLLDERLYQYPFLFMTGHGNVSFSEEEVTRLRRYLEAGGFLYADDDYGMDESFRRELKKVFPNSELVELPFDHPIYHCFYDFPNGPPKIHEHYEGPPRGYGLYVGGRLAVFYTYNSNISDGWTDRYNDPPEVREQALRMGINIICYFLTH from the coding sequence ATGCTGAATCTGCTTTTGTTCCTGCCACTTCTTTCCGGTCAGCTCCAGCTTGCCCGGCTGAAATACAGTGGTGGCGGCGACTGGTATAATGACCCGGAGATCATCCCCAATCTGTGCCGGGAGCTCAACCGGCGCACGAGCATCCGCTGTATCACCGATGAGGCGCAGGTCTCGCTCCTTGATGAACGGCTCTATCAGTATCCGTTTCTCTTCATGACCGGACACGGTAATGTCAGCTTCTCCGAGGAGGAGGTAACCAGGCTCCGGCGCTATCTGGAGGCAGGCGGATTTCTGTATGCGGATGATGACTACGGTATGGATGAATCATTCCGCCGGGAGCTGAAGAAGGTCTTTCCCAATTCGGAACTGGTTGAGTTGCCATTTGACCATCCGATTTACCACTGCTTTTATGATTTTCCCAACGGTCCGCCGAAGATTCATGAGCATTACGAGGGTCCGCCCCGGGGTTACGGGCTTTATGTCGGCGGCAGGCTGGCGGTTTTCTATACCTATAACTCCAATATCTCCGACGGCTGGACCGACCGGTATAACGATCCGCCTGAAGTCCGGGAGCAGGCGCTGCGGATGGGGATTAATATTATCTGCTATTTTCTTACCCACTGA